In Fretibacterium sp. OH1220_COT-178, one genomic interval encodes:
- a CDS encoding type I secretion system permease/ATPase: MPSPETPQGQDVRFESDRDAERGGPLAFCLLRVASMHGLSVSADRLLAGLPLENDVLVPSCLDRAAARAGMVARAVRAPLGKLNAALAPMILILSENSACVLLSLDSRAGTARVLFPELGEGEAALSLEELEARYSGYAFYVKPVFRFDERAPSYKRDRSANWFWSSISENRALYRDVITASAVGNIFALAMPLFTMNVYNRIIPNRAMNSLWVTAIGVLIMVAADFLLNATRSRLVDNAAARTNAKLSALLMEQILALRAADRPPSVGSFANVIQGFESVRNFISSATLFAYVDLPFSIFFLVVIAIIAWPLAIPLAVGSLLILLHAALIQGTMRDLAETTNRASALKNATLIESLVGMETVKSQGAESHVQMRWERAVSFLELTNTRLRLLSGSVISGIQWVQQSVSVITMVVGVYLVVSNNLSMGALIAVSMLSSRCIAPVGKAAGLMMQYHSASRSLAALDGIMRKETERPSESAFLTRPHLEGDVELRGVTFTYPGQERAALSGVSFRIARGERVALVGRVGSGKSTVSKLILGLYQPQEGTVLLDGADIRSIDPAEIRRNVASVPQDVTLFFGTLKENLMFGNPPRGDDEILRAAEAAGVDRFANLHPRGFDMQVGERGECLSSGQRQTIAVARALLKRAPILLLDEPTASMDNATEDHVRAHLASFVADRTLLLVTHRTALLELVDRIIVLDEGRVVADGPKGEVLNALYRSRPKLERGA, translated from the coding sequence ATGCCCTCCCCCGAGACGCCGCAGGGACAGGACGTCCGATTCGAGTCCGATCGGGATGCGGAAAGGGGCGGTCCTCTGGCCTTCTGTCTGCTTCGGGTGGCCTCGATGCACGGCCTGTCGGTCTCGGCCGACAGGCTGCTCGCGGGGCTCCCGCTGGAGAACGATGTGCTTGTGCCCTCGTGCCTGGACCGTGCCGCAGCTCGGGCCGGGATGGTCGCCCGCGCCGTCCGCGCCCCCCTGGGGAAGCTGAACGCGGCGCTGGCGCCCATGATTCTGATCCTCTCCGAGAACAGCGCCTGCGTGCTGCTCTCCCTCGACTCCAGGGCCGGAACGGCCCGGGTGCTCTTTCCCGAGCTGGGGGAGGGCGAGGCGGCGCTTTCGCTGGAGGAGCTGGAGGCGCGGTACTCCGGGTACGCCTTCTACGTCAAGCCGGTGTTCCGGTTCGACGAGCGCGCCCCCTCGTACAAGAGGGACCGGAGCGCCAATTGGTTCTGGAGCTCCATATCCGAGAACCGCGCCCTCTATCGGGACGTCATCACCGCCTCGGCGGTCGGAAACATCTTCGCCCTGGCGATGCCGCTTTTCACGATGAACGTCTACAACCGGATCATCCCAAATCGGGCGATGAACTCCCTGTGGGTCACCGCCATCGGGGTGCTCATCATGGTCGCCGCGGATTTTCTGCTGAACGCGACGCGGAGCCGGCTGGTCGACAACGCGGCGGCGAGGACGAACGCCAAGCTCTCGGCCCTGCTGATGGAGCAGATCCTGGCGCTGAGGGCGGCGGACCGCCCCCCGTCGGTGGGGTCCTTCGCCAACGTCATCCAGGGCTTCGAGTCGGTGCGCAACTTCATCTCCTCGGCGACCCTGTTCGCCTACGTCGACCTGCCCTTCTCGATCTTCTTCCTTGTGGTCATCGCGATCATCGCCTGGCCGCTCGCGATTCCTCTGGCGGTCGGCTCGCTTCTGATCCTGCTCCACGCGGCCCTGATCCAGGGGACCATGCGCGACCTCGCGGAGACGACGAACCGCGCCAGCGCCCTGAAGAACGCCACGCTCATCGAGAGCCTGGTGGGGATGGAGACCGTGAAGTCCCAGGGGGCCGAATCGCACGTGCAGATGCGCTGGGAGCGCGCGGTCTCGTTCCTGGAGCTGACCAACACCCGCCTCCGGCTGCTCTCCGGTTCCGTCATCAGCGGAATCCAGTGGGTGCAGCAGTCGGTATCCGTGATCACCATGGTGGTGGGAGTCTATCTTGTGGTGAGCAACAATCTGAGCATGGGCGCCCTCATCGCGGTCTCCATGCTCTCGTCCCGCTGCATCGCGCCCGTCGGCAAGGCCGCGGGCCTGATGATGCAGTATCACTCGGCCTCCCGCTCCCTGGCCGCCCTGGACGGCATCATGCGGAAGGAGACGGAGCGCCCGTCGGAGTCCGCCTTTCTCACCCGCCCCCATCTGGAGGGCGACGTGGAGCTTCGGGGGGTGACCTTCACCTATCCGGGGCAGGAGCGGGCCGCACTCTCCGGGGTCTCCTTCAGGATCGCCCGGGGGGAGCGGGTGGCGCTGGTCGGCCGGGTCGGATCGGGAAAGAGCACCGTCAGCAAGCTGATCCTGGGGCTCTACCAGCCTCAGGAGGGCACCGTGCTCCTGGACGGGGCGGACATCCGCTCCATCGATCCCGCGGAGATCCGGCGCAACGTGGCGTCCGTGCCCCAGGATGTGACGCTCTTCTTCGGAACCCTCAAGGAGAACCTGATGTTCGGCAACCCCCCGCGCGGCGACGACGAGATCCTCAGGGCCGCGGAGGCCGCCGGGGTCGACCGCTTCGCCAACCTGCACCCGCGCGGCTTCGACATGCAGGTCGGGGAGCGCGGGGAATGCCTTTCCTCCGGCCAGCGCCAGACGATCGCCGTCGCCAGGGCACTGCTGAAGCGTGCGCCCATCCTGCTTCTGGACGAGCCGACGGCCTCGATGGACAACGCGACCGAGGACCACGTGCGGGCCCACCTGGCCTCGTTCGTGGCCGATCGGACCCTGCTCCTCGTCACCCACCGCACGGCCCTGCTGGAGCTGGTGGACCGGATCATCGTCCTCGACGAGGGAAGGGTGGTCGCCGACGGACCCAAGGGAGAGGTCCTGAACGCACTTTACAGGTCCAGACCCAAGCTCGAAAGGGGGGCCTGA
- a CDS encoding TolC family outer membrane protein encodes MKATFKSTCAMLFASMVLASPALAKSMRDSVNQAVLTHPDVQAAWHAFRASDEEQEAARGGYRPRVDLSASAGWERLGGSGYDGRDDHDYFRQGAYLTLSQMLYDGGLTRSQVKKFGAAKNAKYYDLRASMEKIALLAFRSHDDVNRYREMIRLAQQNLERHEEIMKLVQARSRAGLESSANMEVVKGRLALARVNLLTEEGNLHDASTQYLRTVGEMPGEDLERGALELKRPETPETALNLGMKTSPRWNSVSQSVRSTLFALEEQKAKLRPRIDLRGGLNLENDTDGTKGRKDKAMIELVIRYNLYNGGTDEATIRRFVELYKQSEEILKETEREVAQALLVAYNDIDTIYKQLEHLEQHQKSAEAMEAAYRQQFAVGRRSLLDLLDAQNEAFQAKRAYVNALFGYEGAKASYLHEVGALISAYNIVREGVPTPEELGLKVAEAKAGGKPDKAPKK; translated from the coding sequence TTGAAAGCTACGTTTAAGAGTACCTGCGCCATGCTTTTCGCATCCATGGTTCTGGCTTCGCCCGCTCTGGCCAAGAGCATGAGGGACAGCGTCAACCAGGCGGTCCTTACCCATCCCGACGTGCAGGCCGCCTGGCACGCCTTCCGCGCCTCGGACGAGGAGCAGGAGGCCGCACGGGGCGGCTATCGTCCCCGGGTGGACCTCTCCGCCTCCGCGGGCTGGGAACGCCTCGGCGGCTCGGGCTACGACGGCCGGGACGACCACGACTACTTCCGCCAGGGCGCCTACCTCACGCTCAGCCAGATGCTCTACGACGGCGGCCTGACGCGGAGCCAGGTGAAGAAATTCGGGGCCGCCAAGAACGCCAAGTACTACGACCTTCGGGCCTCGATGGAGAAGATCGCCCTGCTGGCCTTCCGCAGCCATGACGACGTCAACCGCTACCGGGAGATGATCCGGCTGGCCCAGCAGAATCTCGAGCGGCACGAGGAGATCATGAAGCTGGTTCAGGCCCGTTCCCGCGCCGGACTCGAGAGCTCCGCCAACATGGAGGTCGTCAAGGGGCGCCTGGCCCTGGCCCGCGTCAACCTGCTCACCGAGGAGGGCAACCTTCACGATGCGTCCACCCAGTACCTCCGCACCGTGGGGGAGATGCCGGGCGAGGATCTGGAGCGGGGGGCCCTGGAGCTCAAGCGGCCCGAGACGCCGGAGACCGCGCTGAATCTCGGGATGAAGACGAGCCCGCGCTGGAACAGCGTCTCCCAGAGCGTGCGCTCCACCCTGTTCGCCCTGGAGGAGCAGAAGGCCAAGCTCCGCCCCCGCATCGACCTCCGCGGCGGCTTGAACCTCGAGAACGACACCGACGGGACCAAGGGCCGCAAGGACAAGGCCATGATCGAGCTCGTCATCCGTTACAACCTCTACAACGGGGGCACCGACGAGGCCACGATCCGCCGCTTCGTGGAGCTCTACAAGCAGTCCGAGGAGATCCTGAAGGAGACGGAGCGGGAGGTCGCCCAGGCCCTTCTGGTCGCCTACAACGACATCGACACCATCTACAAGCAGCTGGAACATCTGGAGCAGCACCAGAAGTCCGCCGAGGCCATGGAGGCCGCCTACCGGCAGCAGTTCGCGGTGGGCCGGCGCAGCCTGCTCGACCTTCTGGACGCCCAGAACGAGGCCTTCCAGGCCAAGAGGGCCTACGTCAATGCGCTCTTCGGCTACGAGGGGGCCAAGGCCAGCTACCTTCACGAGGTGGGGGCGCTGATCTCGGCCTACAACATCGTGCGCGAGGGCGTACCGACCCCGGAGGAGCTGGGACTCAAGGTCGCCGAGGCAAAGGCCGGGGGAAAACCCGACAAGGCGCCTAAAAAATAG
- a CDS encoding prolyl-tRNA synthetase associated domain-containing protein, translating into MDERERVLAKLDELGVSYELDVHEPVYTIDAMVALGLDKKGEVVKNLFLRDAKGKRHFLVVLPGDRQGDLKAIRARLGSTALSFGSEERLMRCLKLSKGAVSPLGVLNDADRAVEVVFDRALAGAPRLGVHPNDNTATVWISYEGLRKIVEHCGNAIHVIDME; encoded by the coding sequence ATGGATGAGAGAGAGCGCGTTCTGGCAAAGCTCGACGAGCTGGGGGTCTCCTACGAACTGGACGTCCACGAGCCGGTTTACACCATAGACGCCATGGTGGCCCTGGGCCTCGACAAGAAGGGTGAGGTCGTCAAGAACCTTTTTTTGAGGGATGCGAAGGGAAAGCGGCATTTCCTGGTCGTGTTGCCCGGCGACAGGCAGGGGGACCTGAAGGCGATCCGGGCCCGGCTGGGGAGCACGGCGCTCAGTTTCGGCTCGGAGGAGCGCCTGATGCGGTGCCTGAAGCTGAGCAAGGGGGCCGTGTCGCCTTTGGGGGTCCTCAACGACGCGGATCGTGCCGTGGAGGTGGTGTTCGACCGGGCGCTGGCGGGCGCGCCGCGCCTGGGCGTCCATCCCAACGACAACACCGCCACGGTCTGGATCTCCTACGAGGGGCTCCGAAAGATCGTGGAGCACTGCGGCAATGCGATTCACGTCATCGATATGGAGTGA
- a CDS encoding AsmA-like C-terminal region-containing protein, producing MVKKILYRTTQFLLVLTAAAAGLVWLPTGSWLVLPLARHLGGSGVPSLRLEDVQGSLYGGYSLTGVEVVSGDAVLLSLHRLAVRPDWPSVLNGVPWLEFLEAEGLSGDLQSLQSLAERFGGGESSSEPLRLLPMRVSVRDATVASPQGPLHLASLELSEQGHLALRSTLAGLPLDVDALVGFSPLSVVSGDLRLGEGKGSFKGRLAAPFDFRGDLAALPLKSVLPFVPGAPLRGSGRVDGRFTLTGPAEAPELRGVIALTRGVVMDVPVDLRVPWSWSGGVFAVQDAKLRSLSAEMALALSADLSGEAWRLSARGSAKDVSVGNIGRILAPQARLAGERGRLRFDLTADAAGTVAGELSVSLPEVAAAGKRVVRNLNADIRLVPGEAPQIVCDGEVFGGRVLGKGEVVRKDGALRPEMVFTATDVDTALMAAALPALSAAAPSGKLALTVRVDGALEASSTLSSSKLTVGGVTVQDLRASARYIGGQAILERLDGRIGKAPLFLSGAADVRRSTLAFEGSVQGLDPRSVPQIATRIKGTCDVRAFVGGTFSDPRVTVRVSGKDNRVAGVPLRNLGLSVTYSDDRITLPETVLPLPGGTLTLRGTVALPGGSEPRLDLSGKLTSLSLAPLAKALGLRQPLKGEVRGSFKVSGPLGTAAVSASLHGSGIRAAGVSIPKFELDARGTAREVRVDRLSATVGEGTVEGRGVVSLSAGNPMHSKTDVKLAVKGLEVRPILSPFVPDVPVGGILNGSLTLQGSPAKPSVTLRVDSPLTIRETIVDRMALSVQGRGKDRFALHASGQLGDFRLAAKGDVRREGNGWRYAMTTEPLDLDRMLSAKSPSMRGKLAGQVTVKLTGSTHSGKKGDLRPVAMHLSIPKLSASGLTVTDIFLPLQVAGGRAQLTGGRAMLYKGAVRANAEVFLADSKWQGTVSVRGLDMGEMARPFLPQGELVGSADANVRLKGNFGTLMMVFANGDFSTGKGYLHKMKVIDAVSPIKRITFETIRGTFFWDGSDLRLNPGTQATAGPRDPLYRYFSVSGPLGIPGEGLKLICKGRFDVQMLDKVLGALKGVFQYFTGGLSGGGSGLIKGAVGKLLGIEKRDFQDVSFVLAGSWSAPQLLNLRIDKPIQNYLPLDKLNKTEEQKAEDKKFRLNLKIPTGPGAKDRENRTEDQLKEQMLDNLFNIGVD from the coding sequence GTGGTTAAAAAAATTCTGTATCGTACGACGCAGTTCCTTCTCGTGCTGACCGCGGCGGCGGCCGGGCTCGTCTGGCTGCCGACCGGCTCGTGGCTGGTCCTGCCCCTGGCCCGTCACCTCGGGGGATCGGGCGTGCCCTCCCTGAGGCTGGAGGACGTTCAGGGGTCCCTGTACGGGGGGTACTCCCTGACGGGCGTGGAGGTCGTCTCGGGGGACGCCGTGCTGCTTTCCCTGCACCGGCTTGCCGTGCGGCCCGATTGGCCGTCGGTCCTGAACGGAGTCCCCTGGCTGGAGTTCCTGGAGGCGGAGGGCCTGAGCGGCGACCTGCAAAGCCTTCAGTCCCTGGCCGAACGCTTCGGGGGGGGGGAGTCCTCGTCCGAACCCCTCCGGCTCCTGCCGATGCGCGTCTCGGTTCGGGATGCGACGGTCGCCTCCCCGCAGGGGCCCCTGCACCTGGCGTCGCTCGAGCTCTCTGAGCAGGGACACCTGGCTCTGCGCTCGACCCTGGCGGGACTGCCCCTCGACGTCGACGCGCTCGTCGGCTTCTCACCCCTCTCCGTGGTCTCGGGCGATCTGCGGCTCGGGGAGGGAAAGGGCTCGTTCAAGGGGCGGCTGGCGGCGCCCTTCGACTTTCGCGGGGATCTGGCGGCCCTGCCGCTGAAATCCGTTCTGCCCTTCGTCCCCGGCGCTCCCCTCCGGGGATCGGGCCGCGTCGACGGCCGTTTCACCCTCACGGGACCGGCGGAGGCGCCCGAGCTGAGGGGCGTGATTGCGTTGACGCGCGGCGTCGTGATGGACGTGCCCGTGGACCTGCGGGTGCCCTGGAGCTGGTCCGGGGGCGTCTTTGCCGTTCAGGACGCGAAGCTCCGGAGCCTGTCCGCCGAGATGGCGCTGGCCCTCTCCGCGGACCTGAGCGGGGAGGCGTGGCGCCTGTCCGCGCGGGGCTCCGCGAAGGACGTCTCCGTCGGGAACATCGGACGCATCCTTGCGCCGCAGGCTCGACTGGCTGGGGAGCGGGGGCGGCTGCGGTTCGACCTCACCGCCGATGCCGCGGGCACCGTGGCCGGCGAGCTCTCCGTCAGCCTGCCCGAGGTGGCTGCGGCGGGGAAACGGGTGGTCCGGAACCTGAATGCGGACATTCGCCTGGTCCCCGGGGAGGCGCCCCAGATCGTCTGCGACGGCGAGGTCTTCGGCGGGCGGGTTCTGGGCAAGGGGGAGGTCGTCCGTAAGGACGGAGCCCTGCGTCCGGAGATGGTCTTCACGGCTACCGATGTCGACACCGCCCTGATGGCCGCGGCCCTTCCCGCACTGTCGGCCGCCGCCCCCTCCGGAAAGCTGGCCCTGACCGTACGGGTCGACGGGGCGCTGGAGGCCTCGAGCACCCTGAGCTCCTCCAAATTGACGGTCGGAGGGGTGACGGTCCAGGACCTGAGGGCCTCGGCACGCTACATCGGGGGACAGGCGATCCTGGAGCGGCTGGACGGACGCATCGGAAAGGCCCCGCTGTTCCTCTCGGGGGCTGCGGACGTCCGGCGCTCGACGCTGGCCTTCGAGGGGAGCGTCCAGGGGCTCGACCCCAGATCCGTGCCGCAGATCGCGACTCGGATCAAGGGGACCTGCGACGTCAGGGCCTTTGTCGGCGGCACGTTTTCGGACCCGCGCGTGACGGTTCGCGTGAGCGGAAAGGACAACCGGGTGGCGGGGGTCCCCCTGCGCAACCTGGGGCTCTCGGTCACCTACTCCGACGATCGGATCACCCTGCCCGAGACCGTGCTGCCCCTGCCCGGCGGGACGCTGACCCTTCGGGGGACCGTAGCCCTGCCTGGGGGATCCGAGCCGCGCCTGGACCTGTCCGGGAAGCTGACGAGCCTGAGCCTCGCCCCCCTGGCCAAGGCCCTCGGGCTGCGACAGCCCCTGAAGGGCGAGGTGCGGGGCTCCTTCAAGGTCTCGGGGCCTCTCGGGACGGCAGCCGTGTCCGCCTCCCTCCACGGGTCCGGCATCCGGGCCGCCGGCGTCTCCATCCCGAAGTTCGAACTGGATGCACGGGGGACCGCCAGGGAGGTTCGGGTCGACCGGCTGTCGGCCACGGTCGGCGAGGGGACCGTCGAGGGGCGGGGGGTCGTCTCCCTTTCGGCCGGGAACCCCATGCACAGCAAGACCGACGTCAAGCTGGCCGTGAAGGGGCTGGAGGTCCGTCCGATCCTGAGTCCGTTCGTCCCCGACGTCCCCGTGGGCGGGATCCTCAACGGCTCCCTGACGCTTCAGGGGTCGCCCGCAAAGCCCTCGGTCACCCTGAGGGTCGATTCGCCGCTGACGATCCGGGAGACGATCGTCGACCGGATGGCCCTGTCCGTGCAGGGGAGGGGCAAGGACCGATTTGCGCTGCACGCCAGCGGCCAGCTGGGCGACTTTCGCCTTGCGGCCAAGGGGGACGTCCGGCGCGAGGGGAACGGCTGGCGCTATGCCATGACGACGGAGCCGCTGGATCTGGACCGGATGCTCTCGGCAAAATCCCCCTCGATGAGGGGCAAGCTCGCCGGCCAGGTGACGGTGAAGCTGACGGGGTCCACGCACTCGGGCAAGAAGGGGGACCTGCGCCCCGTGGCGATGCACCTGTCCATCCCCAAGCTGTCGGCTTCTGGCCTCACCGTGACGGACATCTTCCTGCCGCTCCAGGTCGCCGGGGGGAGGGCCCAGCTCACCGGGGGCAGGGCGATGCTCTACAAGGGGGCCGTCCGGGCCAACGCGGAGGTGTTTCTGGCGGATTCGAAATGGCAGGGGACCGTCAGCGTGCGGGGGCTGGACATGGGGGAGATGGCCCGGCCCTTCCTGCCCCAGGGGGAGCTCGTCGGCAGCGCGGACGCCAACGTGAGGCTGAAGGGGAACTTCGGGACCCTGATGATGGTGTTCGCCAACGGCGACTTCTCGACGGGCAAGGGGTACCTGCACAAGATGAAGGTCATCGACGCCGTGTCCCCCATCAAGCGCATCACCTTCGAGACGATCCGGGGGACGTTCTTCTGGGACGGATCCGACCTGCGTCTGAACCCCGGCACCCAGGCCACGGCCGGCCCGCGGGACCCGCTCTATCGCTATTTTTCGGTCAGCGGGCCTCTGGGGATCCCCGGCGAAGGGCTGAAGCTGATCTGCAAGGGGCGCTTCGACGTCCAGATGCTGGACAAGGTCCTGGGGGCGCTGAAGGGCGTGTTTCAGTACTTCACCGGCGGGCTCTCCGGCGGCGGCAGCGGCCTGATCAAGGGGGCCGTGGGCAAATTGCTGGGCATCGAGAAGCGGGACTTTCAGGATGTCTCCTTCGTGCTGGCGGGCAGCTGGTCGGCGCCTCAGCTGCTGAACCTCAGGATAGACAAGCCCATCCAGAACTATCTTCCCCTGGACAAGCTGAACAAGACCGAGGAACAGAAAGCGGAGGACAAGAAGTTCCGTCTGAACCTGAAGATACCGACCGGCCCCGGCGCAAAGGACAGGGAAAACCGGACCGAGGACCAGCTCAAGGAACAGATGCTGGACAACCTGTTCAACATCGGGGTGGATTAG
- a CDS encoding NYN domain-containing protein, which translates to MSQEMVGIFVDWQNLYNDIRTALKKCAPPPIFNPNDTVQLSYLFHSFLLPEEKLFRIYLYTALPMASEEVERYVNTTPRFSSQREMFRKYWESPAVDGRSPKERQDLTHREAGKFQERLMRSNCYALRLGQQRCQNLEANGRPNLVQKQVDMLIGIDISHASFYRQVDKVMIFSKDTDIAPALKVARIHGLQTIVATIDSVDYPDIRLQKHADYRRSLDLSQIAAEGSEHGWDSTKIDRKGNDFR; encoded by the coding sequence GTGTCGCAGGAAATGGTGGGCATTTTTGTAGATTGGCAAAATCTTTATAACGACATCAGAACGGCTCTGAAAAAATGCGCTCCCCCTCCAATATTCAATCCCAACGATACTGTGCAATTGAGCTATCTTTTTCATTCCTTCCTTCTTCCTGAGGAAAAGTTGTTCCGCATCTATCTTTATACGGCATTGCCGATGGCTTCGGAGGAGGTGGAACGCTATGTGAACACCACTCCGCGCTTCAGCAGCCAGCGGGAGATGTTCAGGAAATATTGGGAGAGCCCTGCCGTGGATGGCCGGTCCCCCAAGGAGCGACAGGATCTTACGCATCGTGAAGCCGGAAAATTTCAGGAGCGTCTCATGCGTAGCAACTGTTACGCCTTGCGGTTGGGGCAACAGCGATGCCAGAATCTTGAGGCAAACGGACGTCCCAACCTCGTGCAAAAGCAGGTGGATATGCTGATTGGCATAGATATTTCGCACGCCTCGTTTTACAGACAGGTCGACAAGGTGATGATCTTCTCCAAGGATACGGATATCGCTCCAGCCCTGAAGGTTGCAAGGATACATGGCCTTCAAACGATCGTCGCGACGATAGATTCCGTCGATTATCCCGATATCCGCTTGCAAAAACACGCTGATTATCGGAGATCGCTCGACCTGTCGCAGATTGCGGCGGAGGGATCGGAACATGGATGGGACTCCACGAAAATCGACAGGAAAGGGAACGATTTTCGATAA